Proteins from one Alphaproteobacteria bacterium genomic window:
- a CDS encoding class I SAM-dependent RNA methyltransferase, with protein MAQSSTIQKDLLVQELGQNGDGVVIADTQRLYIPYASPGDEVSVELSLTKKNRYIVVNYEIMKHGANYVDPPCPHFGVCGSCQLQHLNDMTYTQFKRDKILKPLLFEGFESPQHLVKTPIVLPAGIRRRANFNFRCLPKGVELGYHKYHSYELLTLKSCHILKPEIVSFMNPLLTVIGKSFPPGFEGEVFITAAENGLDVNIEVRDRTPLTLEQRELWGEFAAHQNLCRLIVTLKGKEDFTLIRDTPYVLFDGVPVESNCRGFLQPSAKADEILTDIVTKLLPPAPKRIADLFCGRGTLSLPLSRFAPVVGYEMDEPALLALKNASQKSQRPITTVYRDLFKTPLKNNELSEYDVVVIDPPRAGAETQTNALANSAVPTLIYVSCNPLTFARDARVLVAGGYQIEYIQPLDQFRWTVHVEAIAKFTRR; from the coding sequence ATGGCACAAAGCTCAACAATTCAGAAAGACCTTCTTGTCCAAGAATTAGGTCAAAACGGGGATGGGGTTGTCATTGCTGATACCCAACGTCTCTATATTCCTTACGCAAGTCCTGGGGATGAAGTCAGTGTTGAGCTTTCGTTAACAAAGAAAAATCGATATATCGTGGTTAACTATGAAATTATGAAGCATGGTGCCAATTATGTTGACCCACCCTGCCCACATTTTGGAGTCTGTGGCAGCTGTCAGCTCCAACATCTCAATGACATGACTTACACCCAATTTAAACGCGATAAAATTTTGAAACCATTATTGTTTGAAGGTTTTGAGTCTCCTCAACATCTTGTGAAAACACCTATTGTGCTTCCTGCGGGGATAAGACGAAGAGCCAATTTTAATTTCCGTTGTCTACCCAAAGGGGTTGAATTGGGGTATCATAAGTATCATAGTTATGAACTTCTCACGCTGAAAAGTTGTCATATCTTAAAACCTGAAATTGTTTCGTTTATGAACCCTCTCCTGACTGTTATTGGAAAATCCTTTCCTCCTGGATTTGAAGGAGAAGTCTTTATAACTGCTGCGGAAAATGGTTTGGACGTCAATATAGAGGTGCGCGATAGAACACCCCTCACTTTGGAACAACGAGAATTGTGGGGAGAATTTGCTGCCCATCAGAATTTATGCCGACTCATCGTAACCTTAAAAGGAAAAGAAGACTTCACACTTATTCGAGATACGCCTTATGTTTTATTTGATGGTGTTCCTGTCGAGAGTAATTGTCGGGGCTTTTTACAACCCAGTGCAAAAGCAGATGAAATTCTTACAGATATTGTGACGAAGCTTTTGCCACCAGCTCCTAAAAGAATTGCAGACCTTTTCTGCGGCCGCGGAACGCTCTCATTGCCCTTGTCGCGGTTTGCGCCAGTCGTCGGTTATGAAATGGACGAACCTGCTTTGTTGGCTCTTAAAAATGCTAGCCAGAAATCCCAACGTCCTATTACAACAGTCTATCGGGATCTTTTTAAAACGCCGCTCAAAAATAATGAACTTTCTGAATATGATGTTGTGGTCATTGATCCCCCGCGCGCTGGAGCGGAAACTCAAACGAATGCCTTGGCCAATTCCGCCGTTCCTACGCTTATTTATGTATCTTGCAATCCTTTAACGTTTGCTCGGGATGCCCGCGTCCTCGTTGCCGGAGGATATCAAATCGAGTACATTCAACCCCTTGATCAATTTCGTTGGACTGTTCATGTGGAAGCTATTGCAAAATTTACGAGAAGATAA
- the topA gene encoding type I DNA topoisomerase, with translation MKNVVIVESPAKAKTINRYLGKDFIVLASFGHIRDLPSKNGSVRPEEDFAFTWETDERAKKHIAEIAKAVRGADHLYLATDPDREGEAISWHVQQVLSDSGALSAKTQVERIVFHEITKTAVQHALAHPRPINRELVEAYMARRALDYLVGFTLSPVLWRKLPGSRSAGRVQSVALRLVVEREAEIEIFKPQEYWSITAQLMTPRKEKFVGRLTHLNGKKLDKFDLNSQSLAESACAAIRQQTLAVSTLEKKQVKRHPAAPFITSTLQQEASRKLGFGASRTMQLAQRLYEGIEIGGEVTGLITYMRTDSIQIANEALTAARSYIEKSYGKPYLPSSPRVFKNKSKNAQEAHEAIRPTEVSRRPEEVRGYLDDAQFKLYELIWKRTVASQMESALFDQVTVEMSSPDKRITLRATGTTLTFDGFLKLYQEGVDEDSEKDEEDRLLPVLSMGEAIEQTQVTPNQHFTQPPPRYSEASLVKKLEELGIGRPSTYASIINVLQERDYVRLEKRQFIPEERGRLVTVFLVNFFNKYVQYDFTANLEEELDEISQGNLPWKAVLGRFWEPFHETADSTQNLRTTEVIDRLEHDLSFHLFHGDDERVCPTCKTGRVSLKLSRFGAFLGCSNYPECRYTRPLSVNADEATATAPEEPKEIGNDPDTQEMISLRKGPYGYYIQWGDETTVSAQKPAKKEEKEDAPKKGKAKPKKKATKSTQPKPKRVSLPATTPPDDVTLEMALQLKNLPFAIGVHPETGEKLSVGLGRFGPYVKFGDQFASIPKSYDFLNLTLEDGVAIVNAKVQKAASGGGRRGRFAGAKKGAPKKKKGE, from the coding sequence ATGAAAAACGTTGTTATTGTAGAATCTCCAGCCAAAGCCAAAACGATTAATCGTTATTTGGGAAAGGATTTTATCGTTCTGGCAAGCTTTGGGCACATTCGTGATTTGCCATCCAAAAATGGCTCTGTTCGCCCCGAAGAGGATTTTGCTTTTACGTGGGAAACAGACGAACGGGCTAAAAAGCATATAGCCGAAATCGCCAAAGCCGTTCGAGGTGCTGATCATCTTTACCTCGCAACCGATCCGGATAGAGAAGGGGAGGCCATTTCTTGGCATGTCCAGCAAGTTTTAAGTGATTCAGGGGCTCTATCTGCAAAAACTCAAGTTGAACGGATTGTCTTTCATGAAATTACGAAAACTGCTGTACAGCATGCACTAGCGCATCCAAGGCCAATCAATAGAGAGCTTGTTGAAGCCTATATGGCACGACGCGCCCTTGATTACTTAGTTGGTTTTACCCTTTCCCCTGTTTTGTGGCGTAAATTGCCGGGATCCCGGTCTGCTGGGCGTGTACAATCCGTGGCTTTAAGGCTGGTGGTTGAACGTGAAGCCGAAATCGAAATATTTAAACCCCAAGAGTATTGGTCAATCACGGCGCAACTCATGACGCCCCGTAAAGAAAAGTTTGTCGGTCGTTTGACGCACCTCAATGGAAAAAAACTTGATAAATTTGATCTTAATAGCCAAAGCTTAGCAGAATCTGCTTGTGCGGCTATTCGTCAACAAACGTTAGCTGTATCGACTCTTGAGAAGAAACAAGTCAAACGACATCCTGCAGCGCCCTTTATTACCTCAACCTTGCAGCAAGAAGCGTCTCGAAAGCTGGGGTTTGGAGCGTCTCGAACTATGCAGCTTGCTCAACGTTTATACGAAGGTATTGAAATTGGTGGTGAAGTCACAGGTTTAATTACTTACATGCGTACAGATAGCATTCAAATTGCCAATGAAGCTCTAACCGCTGCACGCTCTTATATAGAAAAATCTTACGGGAAGCCTTATTTACCCTCTTCCCCGCGGGTATTTAAAAATAAGTCCAAGAATGCTCAAGAAGCTCACGAAGCCATTCGTCCAACAGAAGTCTCTCGCCGTCCTGAAGAAGTGCGAGGCTACTTAGATGATGCCCAATTCAAACTTTATGAACTGATTTGGAAGCGAACTGTTGCCTCACAAATGGAAAGTGCTCTCTTTGACCAAGTTACTGTGGAGATGTCTTCGCCTGACAAACGAATTACTTTGCGGGCAACGGGTACCACCTTAACCTTTGATGGATTTTTAAAGCTTTATCAAGAAGGCGTTGATGAGGATTCGGAAAAGGATGAAGAAGATCGGCTTTTACCTGTGCTTTCCATGGGTGAAGCTATTGAACAAACACAAGTAACTCCTAATCAACATTTTACACAACCGCCACCACGCTATAGTGAGGCAAGTTTGGTAAAAAAGTTAGAAGAACTGGGTATTGGCAGGCCCTCGACTTATGCCTCGATCATCAATGTTTTGCAAGAGCGTGATTATGTTCGACTTGAAAAGCGTCAATTCATACCCGAAGAACGAGGCCGACTGGTTACAGTATTCCTCGTTAATTTCTTTAACAAATATGTGCAGTACGACTTTACAGCCAATCTAGAAGAAGAATTAGATGAAATTTCCCAAGGGAATTTGCCTTGGAAAGCTGTTCTTGGTCGATTTTGGGAACCCTTTCATGAAACGGCAGATTCAACACAAAATTTGCGCACAACAGAAGTTATCGACCGCTTAGAGCACGATTTAAGCTTTCACCTTTTCCACGGGGATGATGAGCGTGTTTGTCCAACGTGTAAAACGGGTCGAGTCAGCTTAAAATTGAGTCGATTTGGTGCCTTTTTAGGCTGCTCTAATTATCCGGAGTGTCGCTATACAAGGCCTTTAAGTGTAAATGCAGATGAAGCGACCGCGACCGCCCCCGAGGAGCCAAAAGAAATTGGGAATGATCCTGATACGCAAGAGATGATTTCTTTGCGAAAGGGCCCTTACGGTTATTATATTCAATGGGGAGATGAAACCACGGTATCCGCTCAAAAGCCTGCAAAAAAGGAAGAAAAAGAAGACGCTCCTAAGAAAGGAAAAGCTAAACCTAAGAAAAAAGCGACAAAATCTACACAACCAAAACCAAAACGGGTTTCTTTGCCGGCCACGACGCCACCGGATGATGTAACTCTCGAAATGGCCTTACAATTAAAAAATTTGCCTTTTGCTATTGGCGTACACCCTGAGACGGGAGAAAAATTAAGTGTGGGCTTGGGGCGTTTTGGACCTTACGTAAAGTTTGGTGACCAATTTGCTTCTATTCCGAAGTCTTATGATTTTTTGAACTTAACGTTAGAAGATGGTGTTGCCATCGTAAATGCCAAAGTTCAAAAAGCAGCTTCGGGAGGAGGTCGTCGCGGACGGTTTGCTGGTGCCAAAAAGGGGGCTCCAAAGAAGAAAAAGGGCGAGTAA
- a CDS encoding metallopeptidase family protein: MKKKNKQTQPLTRYEDADLPDLADIYALAYRTMNFLPHRFQEYTSNILVRVENFSDQDILDGLKLTDKYDLLGLYQGIPLPLKGSNDTLAIPDIIYLFRGPLIRFARENSEALPRLVHSVMIHEVGHHFGFSDFDMEWIENKFD; this comes from the coding sequence ATGAAAAAAAAGAACAAACAAACCCAACCCCTCACAAGGTATGAAGATGCTGATCTTCCCGATTTGGCTGATATCTACGCACTTGCTTATAGAACAATGAATTTTTTGCCACATCGCTTTCAAGAATATACAAGCAATATTCTGGTTCGCGTTGAAAATTTCTCTGATCAGGATATTCTAGATGGTCTCAAATTAACCGATAAATATGATCTTCTTGGTTTATACCAAGGAATTCCTCTGCCATTAAAAGGATCAAACGACACGCTGGCTATTCCGGATATTATTTATTTGTTCCGCGGCCCCCTAATTCGCTTTGCCCGTGAAAATTCCGAAGCACTGCCCCGCCTGGTTCACAGTGTTATGATTCATGAAGTGGGTCATCATTTTGGGTTTAGTGATTTTGATATGGAATGGATCGAGAATAAGTTTGATTAG
- a CDS encoding signal recognition particle protein produces MFETLSGRLTGILDRLRGRGALTEADVVAVMREVRIALLEADVALPVVKQFIEDVREKAIGQDVIKSVTPGQMVVKIVHDHLVEMLGTEVEPLNLSAPAPLTMLMVGLQGSGKTTSTGKIAKLLKEKHGKNVLMASLDVYRPAAQEQLASLGRQLEIETLPIVPEEKPLVIAQRAITMARLQGFDVLLLDSAGRLHIDEVLMAEVAAVKAATQPTETLLVADAMTGQDAVTIAKAFQDQVGITGIVLTRIDGDARGGAALSMRAVANCPIKLMGVGEKLDQLEVFQPSRIAGRILDMGDVVSLVERAAEVINADDAQKMAEKLQKGVFDLNDMASQLEQMMKMGGLSTMMGFLPGIGKIKDKIAESGMNDGVIRQQLAVIRSMTKKERRDHRLLNASRKRRIAAGSGTTVVDVNRLIKQFQQMQLMMKKMGKMGKKGLMRQGLKGLFGH; encoded by the coding sequence ATGTTTGAAACACTTTCGGGGCGATTGACGGGAATTCTCGATCGACTTCGCGGACGCGGCGCTTTAACAGAAGCAGACGTCGTCGCAGTAATGAGAGAGGTTCGCATTGCCTTGCTTGAGGCTGATGTCGCTCTTCCTGTTGTTAAACAGTTTATTGAAGACGTTCGCGAAAAAGCAATTGGTCAAGACGTAATCAAAAGTGTAACGCCGGGCCAAATGGTTGTGAAAATTGTTCACGATCATTTGGTTGAAATGTTAGGAACTGAAGTTGAGCCTTTAAATCTATCGGCTCCCGCGCCCTTAACAATGTTAATGGTTGGGTTGCAAGGATCAGGTAAGACAACTTCTACGGGCAAGATTGCCAAATTGTTGAAGGAAAAGCACGGGAAAAACGTGCTGATGGCTTCTTTAGACGTATATCGTCCTGCGGCACAAGAACAACTTGCCTCTCTCGGGCGTCAGCTTGAGATCGAGACGTTGCCAATTGTGCCTGAAGAAAAGCCTTTAGTCATCGCACAACGTGCGATAACCATGGCGCGGCTACAAGGTTTTGATGTGCTCTTACTAGATAGTGCGGGCCGTTTGCATATTGATGAAGTCCTGATGGCGGAAGTTGCTGCTGTTAAAGCAGCGACACAACCTACAGAAACGTTGCTTGTTGCTGACGCCATGACCGGCCAAGATGCGGTTACGATTGCTAAGGCATTTCAAGACCAAGTTGGCATTACGGGAATTGTTTTGACCCGTATTGATGGTGATGCCCGTGGGGGTGCTGCTCTATCCATGCGGGCTGTTGCAAACTGTCCCATTAAATTAATGGGCGTGGGTGAAAAATTAGACCAGTTGGAGGTTTTTCAGCCGTCACGCATCGCGGGACGTATATTAGACATGGGCGATGTTGTCAGCTTAGTCGAGCGGGCAGCAGAGGTCATAAATGCAGATGATGCTCAAAAGATGGCTGAAAAGCTTCAGAAGGGTGTCTTTGATTTGAATGATATGGCTAGCCAGCTTGAACAAATGATGAAGATGGGTGGCTTGAGCACAATGATGGGTTTCTTGCCCGGCATTGGCAAAATAAAAGATAAGATTGCTGAATCCGGTATGAACGATGGCGTAATTCGCCAGCAACTTGCTGTGATTCGATCAATGACAAAAAAAGAACGACGAGATCATCGTTTATTAAATGCGTCTCGTAAAAGACGGATTGCAGCAGGGTCAGGAACAACAGTTGTTGATGTAAATCGACTGATTAAGCAGTTCCAACAAATGCAGTTAATGATGAAAAAAATGGGTAAAATGGGCAAAAAAGGATTAATGCGACAAGGTCTGAAGGGGCTTTTTGGGCATTAG
- the rpsP gene encoding 30S ribosomal protein S16, with protein MALKIRLARGGAKKRPFYRIVVAEASSPRDGRFVEKVGTYNPLLPHGHAERIVLNVERIQHWLSVGAKATDRVELFLSNVGLAEKKVRAADPQKSAPKKRAQERAKAEQDALEAAKNAPEPVVEAAPPAAPVEEAAPAAEETSVVSEPEVAPIEEAAPAAEIEESISEPVEEEKTSAE; from the coding sequence ATGGCATTAAAAATTCGTCTTGCACGCGGTGGAGCTAAGAAGCGTCCGTTTTACCGGATTGTCGTCGCAGAAGCAAGCAGTCCACGTGATGGTCGCTTCGTTGAAAAAGTGGGTACCTATAACCCATTATTACCTCATGGCCATGCAGAAAGAATTGTTTTGAATGTTGAAAGGATTCAGCATTGGTTGTCAGTTGGCGCTAAAGCAACAGATCGTGTTGAATTATTCTTAAGCAATGTTGGTTTGGCTGAAAAGAAGGTTCGAGCAGCAGACCCACAAAAATCAGCTCCTAAAAAGCGTGCGCAAGAACGGGCTAAGGCTGAACAAGATGCTTTAGAGGCTGCAAAAAATGCACCTGAACCTGTTGTTGAGGCCGCCCCTCCAGCTGCTCCAGTTGAAGAAGCTGCGCCTGCCGCTGAGGAAACATCGGTTGTCAGTGAGCCAGAAGTTGCCCCAATTGAAGAAGCTGCGCCTGCCGCTGAGATTGAAGAAAGCATTTCTGAACCTGTTGAGGAAGAAAAAACCTCTGCTGAATAA
- the rimM gene encoding 16S rRNA processing protein RimM, with product MILLAIIASAHGIQGAVKVKTFTQIPTNIFDYGPLRNEKGQTFSLKLVREVSSNSLIMKIDGITDRNQAEALRGTKLFVNRQSLPDLPEEEFYYNDLIGLTVKDLEGDLIGIIDALGNYGAGDFLEISDPEHHVYTIPFTREAVPIVRLPEKGKDGEIRVDRHFLLNSTAPQNEDNKAEEFSEKKE from the coding sequence ATGATTTTATTAGCTATCATTGCTTCTGCTCATGGGATTCAAGGTGCCGTGAAGGTAAAAACGTTTACGCAAATACCCACAAATATCTTTGATTATGGGCCGCTGCGGAATGAAAAAGGTCAGACGTTTTCCCTCAAACTAGTCAGAGAAGTTTCGTCCAACAGTTTAATTATGAAAATTGATGGTATTACGGATAGAAACCAAGCGGAGGCTTTAAGAGGAACGAAACTATTCGTGAATCGACAAAGTCTACCCGACCTTCCTGAAGAAGAATTCTATTACAATGATTTAATCGGCTTAACGGTAAAAGATTTAGAAGGCGACCTTATTGGCATTATAGATGCTTTGGGGAATTATGGTGCGGGTGATTTTCTTGAAATTAGCGACCCAGAGCATCATGTATACACAATTCCCTTCACGCGAGAGGCGGTTCCTATCGTTCGATTGCCTGAGAAAGGTAAGGACGGGGAGATCCGAGTTGATCGTCATTTTTTATTGAACTCAACCGCCCCTCAAAATGAAGATAACAAAGCAGAAGAGTTTTCCGAAAAGAAAGAATGA
- the trmD gene encoding tRNA (guanosine(37)-N1)-methyltransferase TrmD: MPSQPWEATVVTLFPEMFPGPLGHSLSGRALEEGLWSLDLVPIRDFATDKHRSVDDTCFGGGAGMVLRPNVVDAALEHVMTREAPQATRPLIFLTPRGKPLDQAMVRRFASCSGIILLNGRYEGVDNRVIEHWEEKGRLEEVSIGDYVLSGGEMAALTLLDACIRLLPGVIGKEESSANESFELGLLEYPQYTRPQVWKNKMVPEVLISGDHKKILAWRQKEALRITQIRRPDLWVRYLEQIGRKQ, encoded by the coding sequence ATGCCATCACAACCTTGGGAAGCAACCGTGGTCACTTTGTTTCCAGAGATGTTTCCCGGACCTTTAGGGCATTCTTTATCTGGTCGAGCTTTAGAAGAAGGGTTATGGTCCCTAGATTTGGTGCCCATTCGGGATTTTGCAACCGACAAGCATCGATCTGTTGATGATACATGTTTTGGAGGGGGGGCTGGTATGGTCTTGCGTCCTAATGTTGTGGATGCGGCCCTTGAACATGTTATGACTAGGGAGGCGCCTCAGGCAACGCGGCCTTTAATATTTTTGACACCCCGAGGAAAGCCTTTAGATCAAGCGATGGTTAGGCGGTTTGCCTCGTGTTCTGGGATCATTCTCTTGAATGGTCGCTATGAAGGCGTGGATAACCGTGTTATAGAGCATTGGGAAGAAAAAGGCAGGTTAGAGGAAGTTAGCATTGGAGATTATGTCCTTTCTGGGGGAGAAATGGCGGCCCTCACATTACTTGATGCTTGTATTCGCTTGCTTCCTGGTGTAATTGGTAAAGAAGAGTCATCTGCCAACGAAAGTTTTGAGCTAGGATTATTGGAGTATCCGCAGTATACTCGACCACAAGTTTGGAAAAATAAGATGGTTCCTGAAGTACTTATTTCAGGGGATCATAAAAAGATTTTGGCTTGGCGCCAAAAGGAAGCATTACGAATAACGCAGATACGACGGCCTGATTTATGGGTGCGATATCTGGAACAGATAGGGAGAAAACAATGA
- a CDS encoding 50S ribosomal protein L19: protein MNLLQQINNEQVKKLTEGKEIPDFRAGDTVRVHVKVTEGERQRIQPYEGVVIGRKLRGLNSSLRVRKISNGEGVERVFPLHSPNIRIEVIRHGDVRRAKLYYLRDRTGKSARIAERSRHKLQTKGLLQAVATKAPEPIAEPVVEVNTPETAE from the coding sequence ATGAACCTCTTACAGCAAATTAATAATGAGCAAGTCAAGAAATTGACTGAAGGCAAAGAAATTCCAGATTTTCGTGCGGGTGACACAGTTCGTGTGCACGTGAAAGTTACAGAAGGTGAACGTCAGCGTATTCAGCCTTATGAAGGTGTTGTTATTGGACGCAAACTTCGTGGACTTAATTCTTCTTTAAGAGTCCGTAAGATCTCCAATGGGGAAGGCGTAGAACGTGTATTTCCTTTACACTCCCCAAATATTCGTATTGAAGTGATTCGTCACGGAGATGTTCGTCGTGCTAAGTTATATTATCTGCGGGATCGTACCGGTAAAAGTGCTCGTATTGCTGAGCGTTCTCGTCACAAATTACAAACAAAAGGGTTGTTGCAAGCTGTGGCTACGAAAGCACCTGAACCCATCGCTGAGCCTGTTGTAGAAGTCAACACGCCTGAGACTGCCGAATAA
- a CDS encoding GNAT family N-acetyltransferase: MTSQGPTIEVVPYDPAWSTMFAQEAALIRTALGKNCVAIHHVGSTSIPGLAAKPIIDMVPVVKDILHVDAKALEAMGYLDRGELGMLFRRFFTKGISERTHHLHIWEEGNPEIDKHLLFRAYLLENPAELKRYEDLKLNLAIKYSNDQNAYTLAKDDLITEMLEKSGFQGLTLVQALTEREWGKVKYFRQHYFFRLLNIEDPYTRTFNDPSHFHIVLRKGMTIIGYAHLQFWPEARAALRMIVLEESYRNQGIGQKFIQFLERWLSHQKIKALHIQSSPEAYNFYKRNEYREMPFEDPEGYQSHPKDIDMGKFIKE; this comes from the coding sequence ATGACCTCCCAAGGGCCTACTATAGAAGTTGTCCCCTATGATCCTGCATGGTCAACAATGTTTGCTCAAGAAGCAGCCTTGATTCGTACGGCCTTGGGGAAGAATTGTGTTGCCATCCATCATGTGGGATCGACATCAATACCAGGCCTGGCAGCAAAGCCAATCATTGATATGGTGCCAGTCGTTAAAGACATCTTGCATGTGGATGCGAAAGCATTAGAAGCTATGGGGTACCTCGACCGTGGTGAGTTGGGTATGCTCTTTCGGCGTTTTTTCACCAAAGGCATATCTGAACGGACCCATCATTTGCATATTTGGGAAGAAGGTAATCCCGAAATTGATAAACATTTGTTATTCCGTGCCTATTTACTAGAAAATCCTGCAGAACTTAAGCGATATGAGGATTTGAAATTGAATCTGGCGATCAAGTATTCAAATGATCAAAATGCTTATACTCTGGCAAAAGATGACCTTATTACAGAAATGTTAGAAAAATCGGGCTTTCAGGGGTTAACCTTGGTTCAAGCGCTTACAGAGCGTGAATGGGGGAAAGTTAAGTATTTTCGGCAACACTATTTCTTTCGTCTTCTTAATATAGAAGATCCTTATACAAGGACTTTCAACGACCCCTCACATTTTCATATTGTTCTGCGCAAAGGTATGACAATCATAGGTTATGCTCACCTTCAATTTTGGCCGGAAGCCCGAGCGGCTTTACGTATGATTGTTCTTGAAGAGTCTTATCGCAATCAAGGAATAGGTCAAAAATTTATACAATTTTTAGAACGTTGGTTAAGTCATCAAAAGATTAAAGCTTTGCACATACAATCCTCCCCTGAGGCCTATAATTTCTACAAGCGGAATGAGTATAGGGAAATGCCGTTCGAAGACCCGGAAGGTTACCAATCCCATCCCAAAGACATAGACATGGGTAAATTTATTAAAGAGTAG
- the nuoK gene encoding NADH-quinone oxidoreductase subunit NuoK encodes MLELTLTHYLVVSSIVFTLGVMGVFLNRRNIIIVLMSIELMLLAVNINFVAFSWFLKDLSGQVFSLFILTVAAAEAAIGLAILVVYFRNRATIKIDDLSQMKG; translated from the coding sequence ATGCTTGAACTCACGCTGACACATTATCTTGTTGTCTCATCAATTGTCTTTACCTTAGGCGTAATGGGTGTATTTTTAAACCGCCGCAATATTATTATTGTGTTGATGTCCATTGAGTTGATGCTTTTGGCCGTCAATATTAACTTTGTCGCTTTTTCTTGGTTTTTAAAAGACTTAAGTGGGCAAGTTTTTTCCCTCTTTATCCTAACCGTAGCTGCCGCAGAAGCCGCAATTGGTTTGGCTATCCTGGTTGTATATTTTCGCAACCGCGCAACCATAAAAATAGACGATTTAAGTCAAATGAAAGGGTAG
- a CDS encoding NADH-quinone oxidoreductase subunit J gives MIQTAFFYLFSGTLIGSALMVILGRNPVHSVLFLILAFLNAAGLFLLAGSELLAMIMVIVYVGAVAVLFLFVVMMLDIDFKDLSRGMAKYSVIGLLVGLIFAGELITVAILWLSHPKAQADNAHTTPETISNAHAIGQILYTDYFYIFQLSGIILLVAMVGAIVLTLRPRRASYIQNYRDQLNRSPKNSLEMIKIPSGKGLEDYGNL, from the coding sequence ATGATACAAACGGCTTTCTTTTATTTATTTTCTGGTACCCTTATTGGATCAGCCTTAATGGTGATTTTGGGTCGCAATCCTGTGCATTCTGTCTTGTTTCTTATTCTTGCCTTTTTGAATGCAGCTGGTTTATTTTTGTTAGCTGGTTCTGAATTGTTGGCAATGATTATGGTTATTGTATATGTCGGTGCTGTTGCTGTCCTCTTCTTATTCGTGGTTATGATGCTTGATATTGATTTTAAAGACCTTTCAAGAGGTATGGCAAAATATAGCGTCATCGGACTCTTGGTTGGCTTGATTTTCGCAGGAGAATTGATCACCGTGGCTATTTTATGGCTATCCCACCCTAAAGCCCAAGCAGACAATGCTCATACCACTCCTGAAACAATTTCTAATGCGCATGCTATTGGGCAAATTTTGTATACAGACTATTTTTATATTTTCCAACTCTCGGGCATTATTCTTCTGGTCGCTATGGTGGGGGCTATTGTTTTGACGTTGCGTCCGCGCAGAGCGTCTTATATTCAAAATTATCGTGATCAATTAAATAGATCACCAAAAAATTCACTGGAAATGATAAAAATTCCATCTGGCAAAGGACTTGAGGACTATGGGAACTTATAA
- the nuoI gene encoding NADH-quinone oxidoreductase subunit NuoI, with product MSSFMRRIRSWTLIEIVLGLAQSFSYIFKRKVTLNYPYEKGRLSARFRGEHALRRYPNGEERCIACKLCEAVCPAQAITIEAEEREDGSRRTTRYDIDMVKCIYCGLCQESCPVDAIVEGPNFEFSTFTREELYYDKEKLLSNGDRWEQEIAENLSVDAKYK from the coding sequence ATGTCATCATTCATGCGTCGAATTCGCAGCTGGACATTGATTGAAATTGTTCTCGGACTTGCTCAAAGCTTTTCTTATATTTTTAAACGAAAAGTAACCTTAAACTATCCTTACGAAAAAGGGCGATTAAGTGCTCGTTTTCGGGGAGAACACGCGTTACGACGTTATCCAAATGGTGAGGAAAGGTGTATTGCGTGCAAACTCTGTGAAGCCGTTTGCCCAGCCCAAGCGATTACCATAGAAGCCGAAGAACGAGAAGATGGCAGTCGCAGAACTACGCGTTATGATATTGACATGGTAAAATGCATTTATTGTGGCTTGTGCCAAGAATCTTGCCCTGTTGATGCTATTGTTGAAGGCCCAAACTTTGAATTTTCAACATTCACCCGTGAAGAATTATATTATGATAAGGAAAAACTTCTGTCGAATGGCGACAGATGGGAACAAGAAATTGCCGAAAACTTATCTGTTGACGCGAAATATAAATAG